One stretch of Fibrobacter sp. UWH6 DNA includes these proteins:
- a CDS encoding lipopolysaccharide assembly protein LapB has product MKSFFLSLMVVAVFLLNACSSAPAKKEEAVTLSKADSLAIAAAVAKQIAEGGVAVSAEEPRLPENIDAAHESFIRALEMEMRGEKTLANVFWQHAAESDPYNRFLTFKLAEMLMAEGNDSLALIQAMRGQKLKGKILASQLSLLAHLYVKAGVADSCRKYFKAALDSSKYQDMTLLYDYSLFLEAVQDADELIRVYDLLLPQVNYMPSLLQRQLNLLLEHHKDSSVIDLFGRAHDATGNKEYLTKMVQGLVFQRRLQEARAVVDTLTGSSEDNESMVVLLMTTLAETDRAVAYTLLKKKYYEDGVRSPVLTNFLGHYENIHGDVDSAKVHLLQAAESLGDQKVYAANAYHALAGIAVKEKRMNDAVLYAEKADSVSMGAEKAMLAMMYGSAKMYDKAYKMLDSLIAVWDKWSPLAGVADSVTLRKMNAEVERNKLQFRSVYGRILANEAQEILQTDKYDSAKIALANAKRAKAQEFYEGIAAVDSLNMDVRMLMAMNLERMGRYEESFKMFEFLLDSVRARSVDQPEVLNYYGYTLIDLNRNADEVEKGFQMVLKALAMEKSETPTEAYLDSKAWGQYRKGFYAEALKTMQEIKDPKFDEDAVYWEHMAAIQEALGNKAEATAAYKKLLKLIPKHPEARRFLNIKKK; this is encoded by the coding sequence GTGAAGTCTTTCTTTTTGTCGCTGATGGTGGTGGCGGTGTTCTTGCTGAACGCCTGCAGTTCCGCTCCTGCGAAAAAGGAAGAGGCCGTTACCTTGAGCAAGGCGGATTCCCTGGCGATTGCCGCCGCTGTGGCAAAACAGATTGCTGAAGGCGGTGTGGCTGTAAGTGCCGAGGAACCGCGCCTTCCTGAAAATATCGATGCCGCCCATGAATCTTTTATCCGCGCTCTCGAAATGGAAATGCGTGGCGAAAAGACTCTGGCCAATGTGTTCTGGCAGCATGCCGCGGAGTCTGACCCTTACAACCGCTTCTTGACCTTCAAGTTGGCCGAAATGCTCATGGCCGAGGGCAATGATTCCCTGGCTTTGATTCAGGCCATGCGTGGCCAGAAGTTGAAGGGTAAGATTCTTGCCTCTCAGTTGTCCTTGCTGGCACACCTTTATGTGAAGGCGGGTGTGGCCGATTCCTGTCGTAAGTATTTCAAGGCAGCCCTTGATTCCAGCAAGTATCAGGACATGACCTTGCTTTACGATTATAGCTTGTTCCTGGAGGCCGTTCAGGATGCGGATGAACTGATCCGTGTTTATGACTTGCTGCTGCCCCAGGTGAACTATATGCCGTCCTTGTTACAGCGTCAGCTGAACTTGTTGCTGGAACATCATAAGGATTCTTCTGTAATCGATCTTTTTGGACGGGCTCACGATGCTACGGGCAACAAGGAATATTTGACCAAGATGGTTCAGGGACTTGTGTTCCAGCGCCGATTGCAGGAAGCCCGAGCTGTCGTAGATACTTTGACTGGCTCTAGCGAAGACAACGAATCCATGGTCGTTCTCCTGATGACGACTTTGGCGGAAACGGACCGTGCTGTTGCATATACCCTGCTCAAGAAGAAATACTATGAGGATGGTGTCCGTTCTCCTGTGCTGACAAACTTCCTGGGCCATTACGAGAATATTCATGGAGACGTCGATAGCGCCAAGGTTCACCTGCTGCAGGCGGCTGAATCGTTGGGCGACCAGAAGGTTTATGCGGCTAATGCTTACCACGCCCTGGCTGGAATCGCCGTCAAGGAAAAGCGCATGAACGATGCCGTGCTTTATGCCGAGAAGGCTGACTCTGTGTCGATGGGTGCAGAAAAGGCCATGTTGGCCATGATGTACGGCTCTGCAAAGATGTATGACAAGGCCTACAAGATGCTGGATTCCCTCATCGCCGTTTGGGATAAGTGGAGCCCGCTGGCCGGAGTGGCTGATTCTGTAACTTTGCGCAAGATGAACGCGGAAGTGGAACGGAACAAGTTGCAGTTCCGTAGCGTCTATGGACGTATTCTGGCTAATGAAGCCCAGGAAATTTTGCAGACCGATAAGTATGATTCTGCCAAGATCGCCCTTGCAAATGCGAAGCGTGCCAAGGCACAGGAATTTTACGAGGGAATTGCCGCCGTCGATTCGTTGAACATGGATGTGCGCATGCTGATGGCCATGAATCTGGAACGCATGGGACGCTATGAAGAATCCTTCAAGATGTTTGAATTCCTGTTGGATAGCGTTCGCGCCCGCAGTGTAGATCAGCCCGAAGTCCTGAATTATTATGGCTATACCTTGATTGACCTGAACCGCAACGCAGACGAAGTGGAAAAGGGTTTCCAGATGGTTTTGAAGGCTCTTGCCATGGAAAAGTCGGAAACTCCCACTGAGGCTTATCTGGATTCCAAGGCATGGGGGCAGTATCGCAAGGGCTTTTATGCAGAGGCCCTGAAGACCATGCAGGAAATCAAGGATCCGAAGTTTGATGAGGATGCCGTTTATTGGGAACATATGGCTGCCATTCAGGAAGCCCTTGGCAATAAGGCTGAAGCCACGGCTGCCTACAAGAAATTGCTGAAGCTTATTCCGAAGCATCCTGAAGCAAGGCGCTTCCTTAATATCAAGAAAAAGTAA
- a CDS encoding PASTA domain-containing protein — MDKLKSLVGRVGGWLKKAPVVKAIAIWIVLLVFLALAVDKVLMPAFAGKFASTGEVPNLEGMSQEAAEAALTDAGFKFEWLEEGRYSATIDSGKVLVQIPAAGRVAKLGRTVKLTRSMGLRQVEIPDLRGKSQKQASISLARAGLVQGAIVKGAHQSIPRGVVIRTIPIAGEKVRIGDTVKVVISAGVTTGKTLLPNFAGTPIDEVYPKLEKLGFVVGRIKRAKAPEDMENPVPGAVIETSPKYGDYLPPDTKINFVIVE, encoded by the coding sequence ATGGATAAATTAAAATCCCTTGTGGGTCGTGTTGGCGGGTGGCTGAAAAAGGCTCCCGTGGTTAAGGCTATCGCTATCTGGATTGTCCTTTTGGTGTTTCTCGCCTTGGCTGTAGATAAAGTATTGATGCCCGCTTTTGCCGGTAAGTTTGCCAGCACGGGTGAGGTTCCCAATCTGGAAGGCATGAGTCAGGAGGCTGCCGAGGCTGCGCTGACAGATGCTGGTTTTAAGTTTGAATGGCTGGAAGAGGGGCGCTACAGTGCGACTATTGATTCCGGCAAGGTTCTTGTGCAGATTCCTGCTGCAGGCCGTGTGGCAAAGCTTGGTCGTACCGTGAAGCTGACCCGCAGCATGGGGCTCCGTCAGGTCGAGATTCCTGATCTTCGTGGCAAGAGCCAGAAGCAGGCTTCTATTTCTCTGGCCCGTGCCGGTCTTGTGCAGGGTGCCATTGTGAAGGGGGCCCACCAGAGCATTCCTCGCGGTGTGGTGATTCGTACGATTCCTATCGCAGGTGAAAAGGTCCGTATTGGCGATACCGTGAAGGTGGTGATTTCTGCCGGTGTGACTACCGGTAAGACCTTGTTGCCGAATTTTGCCGGTACTCCCATTGACGAAGTTTACCCGAAGCTTGAAAAGCTGGGTTTTGTGGTTGGACGTATCAAGCGCGCCAAGGCTCCCGAAGATATGGAAAATCCTGTTCCGGGTGCAGTGATCGAAACTTCTCCCAAGTATGGCGATTATCTGCCGCCGGATACCAAGATTAACTTTGTAATTGTCGAGTAG
- a CDS encoding Crp/Fnr family transcriptional regulator: protein MDNNVVGLLKGVELFSELNEDQLSMLANLVVVQNYNRDETVVLEGDDSMQALYLIASGSVQVYMTGVDGRETILSFLERGDFFGEMSLIDGEPRSASVRTVTDAQMMIIHRESFLTLIRQTPEIAMALLSEISKRLRKANKQIGSLSTMSVSGRVAGTLLNLMEERGVRIHTDAGTMVTVIHNRPTQQQLADMSGTTRETVSRICSMLVKANAIAMTGKDIVIFDENALQEKASKG, encoded by the coding sequence ATGGACAATAACGTTGTTGGTTTGCTGAAGGGTGTGGAGCTCTTTTCTGAATTGAACGAGGATCAGCTTTCGATGCTGGCCAATCTGGTTGTTGTCCAGAACTATAACCGCGATGAAACCGTGGTGCTGGAGGGCGACGACTCGATGCAGGCTCTGTATCTGATCGCCTCCGGTTCCGTCCAGGTGTACATGACCGGCGTTGATGGTCGTGAGACGATTCTTTCGTTCCTGGAACGCGGTGACTTCTTTGGCGAAATGAGCTTGATTGACGGTGAACCTAGGTCTGCCTCTGTGCGTACGGTGACGGATGCCCAGATGATGATCATTCACCGTGAATCCTTCTTGACCCTGATTCGTCAGACTCCCGAAATTGCCATGGCGCTGCTGAGCGAAATTAGTAAGCGTCTGCGTAAGGCAAACAAGCAGATCGGTTCCTTGTCTACGATGTCTGTAAGCGGACGCGTGGCTGGAACTCTTCTGAACTTGATGGAAGAACGTGGTGTTCGCATTCATACTGATGCCGGCACTATGGTAACTGTTATTCACAACCGCCCCACCCAGCAGCAGCTGGCCGACATGTCTGGTACTACCCGTGAAACGGTTAGCCGCATTTGCTCTATGTTGGTGAAGGCGAATGCTATTGCTATGACCGGCAAGGATATCGTCATCTTCGACGAAAACGCCCTGCAGGAAAAGGCTAGCAAGGGCTAA
- a CDS encoding adenylosuccinate synthase translates to MANRVVIGSQWGDEGKAKVVDFLTLDANIVVRFQGGANAGHTVEVGDKKFVFHLIPSGIMHDDKLCVIGNGVVLDPIQTLAEIADLHTKGINPEGHLFIADNAQVVLPYHSALDKAKEKKAGKAAIGTTGRGIGPCYSDKVNRIGVRVGDLMDERELRPRVEAMAKVHNEEFKVMYDVPEIDPEVVIKDYLELGQKIKPFVCDTSALLFKAVKEGKKLVFEGAQGTILDVDQGTYPYVTSSNTVAGYASCGAGIGPTAIDQVVGVVKAYTTRVGNGPFPTELLDEMGDTLRKIGNEYGATTGRNRRCGWFDAPVVRKAAIVNGLTHLAITKLDVLDTFDTIKICTHYECDGEKIEVFPNQLSKVGRCVPVYEEMPGWKCDTTKCRKMEDLPENAKKYLNRMAELVGVKIGMISIGAKRDQSIIVDMD, encoded by the coding sequence ATGGCAAATCGTGTTGTAATCGGCTCCCAGTGGGGTGACGAAGGTAAGGCCAAGGTTGTGGATTTCTTGACTCTGGACGCAAATATCGTGGTGCGTTTCCAGGGCGGTGCAAACGCTGGTCACACTGTTGAAGTGGGTGACAAGAAGTTTGTGTTCCATCTGATTCCGTCTGGCATTATGCATGACGACAAGCTTTGCGTTATTGGTAACGGCGTTGTGCTGGATCCGATCCAGACTCTTGCAGAAATTGCCGACCTCCATACTAAGGGCATCAACCCGGAAGGCCACCTATTCATTGCTGACAATGCTCAGGTCGTGCTGCCGTACCACTCTGCTCTGGACAAGGCCAAGGAAAAGAAGGCTGGCAAGGCTGCTATCGGTACTACCGGCCGCGGCATTGGCCCCTGCTACAGCGACAAGGTGAACCGTATCGGTGTTCGCGTCGGTGACTTGATGGACGAACGTGAACTGCGCCCCCGCGTCGAAGCTATGGCCAAGGTTCATAACGAAGAATTCAAGGTGATGTACGATGTTCCCGAAATTGATCCGGAAGTGGTGATCAAGGATTACCTGGAACTGGGTCAGAAGATCAAGCCGTTCGTCTGCGATACTAGCGCCCTCCTGTTCAAGGCTGTGAAGGAAGGCAAGAAGCTGGTGTTCGAAGGCGCTCAGGGCACCATCCTGGACGTGGACCAGGGTACTTACCCGTACGTGACCTCCAGCAACACTGTCGCTGGTTATGCAAGCTGCGGCGCAGGTATCGGCCCCACCGCTATCGACCAGGTCGTTGGTGTTGTCAAGGCTTATACCACTCGCGTTGGTAACGGTCCGTTCCCCACCGAACTTCTGGACGAAATGGGTGACACCCTCCGTAAGATCGGTAACGAATATGGTGCAACCACCGGTCGTAACCGTCGCTGCGGTTGGTTCGACGCTCCGGTTGTCCGCAAGGCTGCTATCGTTAACGGCCTGACTCACCTGGCTATCACCAAGCTTGACGTCCTGGATACTTTCGACACCATCAAGATCTGCACTCACTACGAATGCGATGGCGAAAAGATCGAAGTGTTCCCGAACCAGCTGTCCAAGGTCGGTCGTTGCGTGCCGGTTTACGAAGAAATGCCGGGCTGGAAGTGCGATACTACCAAGTGCCGCAAGATGGAAGATCTTCCGGAAAATGCTAAGAAGTACCTGAACCGTATGGCAGAACTGGTTGGCGTGAAGATCGGTATGATTTCTATCGGTGCTAAGCGCGATCAGAGCATTATCGTTGACATGGACTAA
- a CDS encoding MoxR family ATPase: MDIQELSEKIRQQSAFCQNLLREVEDTVIGQKAMVESILTGILADGHVLLEGLPGLAKTTAVKAFADAVSLDFKRIQFTPDLLPADLLGTTIYNAREAKFETRKGPLFTNLVLADEINRAPSKVQSALLEAMQERHITIGDETFKLDEPFLVLATQNPIEQEGTYPLPEAQVDRFLLKVKVSYPNKADEMRILDAVAGAGLRQPNAVATKEDILKARELVKQVYVDERVREYIVNLVLATRDPGSIKRADLVGFIEVGASPRASIGLAQAAKAHAFIQGRAYVTPEDVKAVAMEVLRHRIILSYEAEAEEISAETVVQKILDSVDVP; the protein is encoded by the coding sequence ATGGATATTCAGGAACTTTCTGAAAAGATTCGTCAGCAGAGCGCTTTCTGTCAGAATCTGCTGCGTGAAGTGGAAGATACCGTCATTGGCCAGAAGGCCATGGTGGAAAGTATTTTGACTGGTATTCTTGCTGATGGTCACGTTCTTCTGGAAGGCCTTCCGGGTCTTGCAAAGACTACCGCGGTGAAGGCTTTTGCTGATGCCGTTTCTTTGGACTTCAAGCGAATCCAGTTCACTCCGGACTTGCTGCCGGCTGACTTGCTGGGTACTACAATCTATAACGCCCGCGAAGCTAAGTTTGAAACTCGCAAGGGCCCTCTGTTTACCAACCTGGTGCTGGCTGACGAAATCAACCGCGCTCCCAGTAAGGTTCAGAGTGCTTTGCTGGAAGCCATGCAGGAACGCCATATTACTATTGGCGACGAAACTTTCAAGCTGGATGAACCGTTCCTGGTTTTGGCTACCCAGAACCCCATCGAACAGGAAGGTACCTACCCGCTGCCCGAAGCCCAGGTGGACCGTTTCCTTTTGAAGGTGAAGGTTTCTTACCCCAACAAGGCCGATGAAATGCGCATCCTGGATGCTGTCGCCGGTGCTGGTCTCCGTCAGCCTAATGCTGTGGCTACCAAGGAAGATATCCTGAAGGCTCGTGAGCTTGTGAAGCAGGTTTATGTGGACGAACGTGTCCGCGAATATATCGTGAACCTGGTGTTGGCTACCCGTGATCCGGGCAGCATCAAGCGCGCTGATCTGGTGGGCTTCATTGAAGTGGGAGCTTCTCCCCGTGCCTCCATCGGTCTTGCCCAGGCTGCAAAGGCTCATGCCTTTATCCAGGGCCGTGCCTACGTGACTCCGGAAGATGTGAAGGCTGTGGCTATGGAAGTTCTCCGCCATCGTATCATCTTGAGCTATGAAGCTGAAGCGGAAGAAATTTCTGCAGAAACTGTAGTCCAGAAGATCCTGGATTCCGTAGACGTACCCTAG
- a CDS encoding BatD family protein yields MENDSLNVEAAQDSAAVEEIQMPSAEQLGITVVAGVHSQDGTLLPMNAVVGDTIDFPVTVSWSVSGSALLVLPTNSATAKGLEQIGVSQESARSVKDGKEIASITFNYKILAQDTGNLNIPVLKYDIPTQMGMPLTLRTESVPLRVDAPASVLPVMIGVMVAVVVLLAGMLRMKRRASNRAAMTAKKAAESELLGKMTVLKQRVNSADSRQWLLDLEAICKEYAAERFYLDAEKVNLEVLQKQGDLEGWESLLEEFSHARYGGGKRDGFENRETWKLAMKLMGIREEW; encoded by the coding sequence ATGGAAAATGATTCTTTGAATGTGGAGGCGGCCCAGGATAGTGCTGCGGTAGAAGAAATTCAGATGCCCTCTGCGGAACAGTTGGGGATTACCGTTGTGGCAGGGGTTCATTCCCAGGATGGGACTTTGTTGCCCATGAATGCCGTTGTGGGGGATACCATTGACTTTCCGGTGACGGTGAGCTGGAGTGTTAGCGGAAGCGCCTTGCTGGTATTGCCTACGAACTCAGCCACCGCAAAGGGGTTGGAGCAGATTGGCGTTAGCCAGGAATCGGCCCGCTCCGTTAAGGACGGGAAGGAAATCGCTTCCATTACTTTTAACTATAAGATTTTGGCTCAGGATACGGGGAATCTGAATATTCCCGTGTTGAAGTACGATATTCCCACTCAGATGGGGATGCCCTTGACCTTGCGAACCGAAAGCGTGCCCTTGCGTGTGGATGCTCCTGCCAGTGTGTTGCCTGTGATGATTGGCGTTATGGTGGCGGTTGTCGTGCTTTTGGCTGGGATGCTACGGATGAAACGCCGTGCCTCGAACCGTGCTGCCATGACGGCTAAAAAGGCTGCCGAAAGTGAATTGCTGGGGAAGATGACTGTTCTGAAACAGCGTGTGAATTCGGCTGATAGTCGCCAGTGGCTTTTGGATCTGGAGGCAATCTGCAAGGAATATGCGGCTGAACGTTTTTACCTAGATGCAGAAAAGGTTAACTTGGAAGTGCTGCAGAAGCAGGGCGATCTGGAAGGATGGGAATCCCTGTTGGAAGAATTCTCCCATGCCCGCTATGGTGGCGGCAAACGTGACGGCTTTGAAAACAGGGAAACCTGGAAACTGGCCATGAAACTAATGGGAATCAGGGAAGAGTGGTGA